A stretch of Candidatus Hydrogenedentota bacterium DNA encodes these proteins:
- a CDS encoding RNA polymerase sigma factor RpoD/SigA, translated as MMDTRENGLSTYLAEISKIPLLTPAEEVRLARDLKRGGEREHEARRRLIISNLRLVVSIAKKYLYYGLPLLDLIEEGNLGLMKAVDRFDPGRGCKFSTYATWWIRQAVTRSLSNQGRTVRIPVYITDNLSKYKRVVEELYRRTGRQPELEEIAKAMELKEAEVRRLQTFAESVAPMEGMASLDSEGFHNLPEGTSPSANDPAIEQWVRDQQMEDLLSQISPRDATIIRYRYGLDDGAVHTLEETGRKFKLTRERIRQIEKDAMKRLREYLADKKSDYTLP; from the coding sequence ATGATGGACACGCGCGAAAACGGACTGAGCACCTACCTGGCGGAGATCTCCAAGATCCCGCTGCTGACCCCCGCCGAGGAGGTGCGCCTGGCGCGCGACCTGAAGCGGGGCGGGGAGAGGGAGCACGAGGCGCGGCGGCGGCTCATCATCTCTAACCTCCGCCTGGTCGTCAGCATCGCCAAGAAGTACCTCTACTACGGCCTGCCGCTGCTCGACCTGATCGAGGAGGGCAACCTGGGGCTCATGAAGGCTGTGGACCGCTTTGACCCCGGGCGCGGCTGCAAGTTCTCCACCTACGCCACCTGGTGGATCCGTCAGGCTGTGACCCGCTCCCTGTCCAACCAGGGCCGCACGGTGCGCATTCCCGTGTACATCACGGACAACCTGTCCAAGTACAAGCGGGTGGTGGAGGAGCTTTACCGCAGGACCGGTCGGCAGCCCGAGTTGGAGGAGATCGCCAAGGCCATGGAGTTGAAGGAGGCCGAGGTGCGCCGGCTGCAAACCTTCGCCGAAAGCGTCGCCCCCATGGAGGGCATGGCCTCCCTCGACAGCGAGGGGTTTCACAATCTGCCCGAGGGCACCAGCCCCTCCGCGAACGACCCCGCCATCGAGCAGTGGGTCCGCGACCAGCAGATGGAGGACCTCCTCTCGCAGATCAGTCCCCGCGACGCCACCATCATCCGCTACCGCTACGGGCTGGACGACGGGGCCGTCCACACCCTGGAGGAGACGGGCCGGAAGTTCAAGCTCACCCGCGAGCGCATCCGCCAGATCGAGAAGGACGCCATGAAGCGCCTCCGCGAATACCTGGCGGACAAGAAGAGCGACTACACGCTCCCCTGA
- a CDS encoding nucleoside deaminase, which produces MTDENEHERYMRLAMREAEQALRKGEVPVGCVIVHGGMVIGRGHNQRELLQDPTAHAEMLAITAAAGHLGSWRLEETRMYVTLEPCPMCSGAIILARIPEVYFGAADPKAGCCGTLMNLLEDRRFNHQPAVTGGVLAEECGEMLSAFFRAIRRAARQRETDAPAEE; this is translated from the coding sequence ATGACGGACGAAAACGAACACGAACGCTACATGCGGCTGGCCATGCGCGAGGCGGAACAGGCCCTGCGCAAGGGCGAGGTGCCCGTGGGCTGCGTCATTGTCCATGGCGGCATGGTCATCGGCCGGGGACACAACCAGCGGGAGCTGCTCCAGGACCCCACGGCCCACGCGGAGATGCTGGCCATCACGGCGGCGGCGGGGCATCTGGGGTCGTGGCGGCTGGAGGAGACCCGGATGTATGTCACGCTGGAGCCCTGCCCCATGTGCTCCGGCGCCATCATCCTCGCCCGCATTCCGGAGGTCTATTTCGGCGCGGCCGACCCCAAGGCGGGCTGCTGCGGCACCCTGATGAACCTCCTGGAGGACCGGCGCTTCAACCACCAGCCCGCCGTGACCGGCGGCGTGCTCGCGGAGGAGTGCGGGGAGATGCTGTCGGCATTCTTCCGCGCCATCCGGCGCGCGGCTCGCCAAAGGGAAACGGACGCTCCGGCGGAGGAATGA